The following proteins are co-located in the Paenibacillus sp. JNUCC32 genome:
- a CDS encoding DUF418 domain-containing protein: MNSNKRSTAVDAIRGLSLLGILMANMLIFQYGMFGKDELHFFQPSTLDLISHDMLKVFVEGSFMPIFTFLFGYSMIKMRESLIGKGFKYGRSFFRRSVLLIVLGLLHSIFIWEGDILLFYGGIGLFLVLFVKRKAKTILIWGILLLALMAVLGYGSMEPAAGEAERMENYVKQSIEVYGSGTYSEILNFRSTEEMPIDLPDWLMLLVILIAPLMSAPMFLFGMVAAKRGRFLHPSMEIKLYLRWSLLIPVGLGLKTAGVMLESTNNWSGVLMMLGGPLLALGYLHLFASLYAFSSKQSVVIRAFEAVGRMSLTNYLTQSVVCVLIFYGFGLGMFGKLGVLQGALLAILIYAVLATASLLWLKRFRSGPVERLLRIGTYWSWSGRAKPKAAAPASAVPAAKLPAEGPPAT, encoded by the coding sequence ATGAATTCAAATAAACGTTCGACCGCCGTGGATGCGATTCGCGGCTTGAGCTTGCTCGGCATCCTGATGGCCAATATGCTTATTTTCCAGTACGGCATGTTCGGTAAAGACGAGCTGCATTTCTTCCAGCCTTCCACGCTGGACCTGATCAGCCATGACATGCTCAAGGTGTTCGTAGAGGGGAGCTTCATGCCTATCTTTACGTTCCTGTTCGGCTACAGCATGATCAAGATGCGGGAAAGCCTGATCGGCAAGGGGTTTAAATACGGACGCAGCTTCTTCCGCAGGTCGGTTCTTCTGATCGTACTCGGCCTGCTGCATTCCATATTCATCTGGGAAGGCGATATTCTGCTGTTCTATGGGGGGATCGGCCTCTTCCTGGTGCTGTTCGTGAAACGGAAGGCCAAAACGATTTTGATCTGGGGCATTCTCTTGCTCGCGCTGATGGCCGTCTTGGGGTACGGCTCCATGGAGCCTGCGGCAGGCGAAGCGGAGCGCATGGAGAACTATGTGAAGCAGTCCATCGAAGTCTACGGCAGCGGCACGTATAGCGAGATCCTAAACTTCCGGTCAACCGAGGAAATGCCCATCGACCTCCCGGACTGGCTGATGCTGCTGGTGATCCTGATTGCCCCTCTCATGAGCGCGCCGATGTTCCTGTTTGGCATGGTCGCCGCGAAACGCGGGCGCTTCCTCCATCCGTCCATGGAGATCAAGCTGTATTTAAGGTGGTCGCTGCTCATTCCGGTCGGGCTTGGACTGAAAACCGCAGGCGTTATGCTCGAATCCACGAACAACTGGAGCGGCGTCCTGATGATGCTCGGCGGCCCCCTGCTCGCGCTGGGGTATCTCCACCTGTTCGCTTCCTTATACGCCTTCTCGTCCAAACAATCGGTGGTGATCCGGGCGTTCGAAGCGGTGGGGCGAATGTCGTTAACGAACTATCTGACGCAAAGCGTTGTATGCGTATTGATATTTTACGGTTTCGGATTGGGCATGTTCGGCAAACTCGGCGTGCTGCAGGGAGCGCTGCTGGCGATCCTCATCTATGCCGTACTGGCAACGGCCAGCCTGCTCTGGTTGAAACGGTTCCGCAGCGGACCGGTTGAACGGCTGCTCCGTATAGGCACCTACTGGTCGTGGAGCGGAAGGGCAAAACCTAAAGCGGCAGCCCCGGCTTCCGCCGTACCTGCGGCAAAGCTCCCGGCTGAAGGTCCCCCCGCGACCTGA
- a CDS encoding sensor histidine kinase yields MRLRRRLAFHFTYQLIAFSAFMFCFLIVLLFFLIKHIGDEEIKRNFPAGVLEGIVTETVTENGEVLLADHWELLLQEEGMWLQVVDMAGNAIYSTNTDSDVPSAYSVSTLLQIKEERRFGEYTMDWQMDLTYEEPLLYLIGRIDKSSDHLREWVARFQDGGKVRPEDEAELGRELADLGGYLHVIDRDGRVVQAIGTGSDNKVSYHPLEIITMQEQPGTYSTHIAVYRDADSGNTWVYHTPQDGSQQKRPMMNELIRVALWTMICVLVLSLGVAIWHGYRYSRPLLLFTGWFERMGRGAYEEVLTPKDRKRVFRKNGKLRTRYRLYKEVIHSFYRMAEQLAETERERERLDRNREEWMSGISHDLRTPLSSIQGYGYMLENAPQDWSQEELREMGTVIREKGDYMLELINDFSLVFRLRSEIRPQERTRLDLNELVRRCVLKYVNDATLDANFNYIGGEEALPVDGNAKWLQRLMDNLITNAVKHNPDGVNVEVRVESRPGGAAIVVADQGVGMDEETRCNLFERYYRGTNTEESMDGSGLGMSIAKAIVEAHRGRVSVWSELGRGTTITVFLPEATAQEGEGASTRGKE; encoded by the coding sequence ATGAGGCTGCGCAGAAGGCTTGCCTTCCATTTTACATACCAATTAATTGCATTCTCGGCGTTTATGTTTTGCTTTCTGATCGTGCTCTTATTCTTCCTGATCAAACATATCGGTGACGAAGAGATCAAACGCAACTTTCCTGCAGGCGTGCTGGAAGGCATCGTGACGGAGACGGTGACGGAGAATGGGGAGGTTCTGCTGGCCGATCATTGGGAGCTCTTGCTTCAGGAGGAGGGCATGTGGCTGCAGGTAGTGGATATGGCGGGCAATGCGATATACTCCACTAACACGGATTCGGATGTTCCGTCAGCGTACTCGGTGAGCACCTTGCTTCAGATCAAAGAAGAGCGGCGCTTTGGCGAGTACACCATGGATTGGCAGATGGATCTGACTTATGAAGAGCCGCTGCTGTATCTGATCGGACGCATCGATAAGAGCTCGGACCATCTTCGGGAATGGGTTGCCCGTTTTCAGGACGGCGGGAAGGTGAGACCGGAGGATGAAGCCGAGCTGGGACGCGAATTGGCCGATCTAGGCGGTTATTTGCATGTGATTGATCGGGACGGGCGCGTTGTCCAAGCGATTGGGACGGGTTCCGATAATAAGGTGAGCTACCACCCGCTAGAGATCATCACCATGCAGGAGCAGCCGGGCACGTATTCCACGCATATCGCAGTTTACCGCGATGCGGACAGCGGCAACACCTGGGTATATCACACGCCTCAGGACGGGTCGCAACAGAAGCGGCCAATGATGAACGAGCTGATCCGCGTGGCGCTGTGGACGATGATCTGCGTGCTTGTGCTGTCGCTTGGGGTGGCGATATGGCATGGATACCGGTACAGCCGTCCGCTGCTGCTGTTTACCGGATGGTTCGAGCGGATGGGCAGGGGAGCGTACGAGGAAGTGTTGACGCCGAAGGACCGGAAGCGGGTCTTCCGCAAGAACGGGAAGCTCCGCACGCGTTACAGGCTGTACAAGGAAGTGATCCATTCCTTTTATAGGATGGCGGAGCAGCTGGCCGAAACCGAACGGGAACGGGAGCGGCTGGATCGAAATCGGGAAGAATGGATGTCCGGGATATCGCATGATTTGCGTACACCTTTGTCTTCCATTCAAGGGTACGGCTATATGCTTGAGAATGCACCGCAGGATTGGAGCCAGGAGGAATTGCGGGAGATGGGAACCGTAATTCGGGAAAAAGGCGACTACATGCTGGAGCTGATCAACGATTTCTCGCTCGTCTTCCGTCTGAGAAGCGAAATCCGCCCTCAGGAGCGGACCCGGCTTGACCTGAATGAGCTGGTGCGCCGCTGCGTGCTGAAATACGTCAATGATGCCACGCTGGATGCGAATTTCAACTATATCGGCGGCGAAGAGGCGCTGCCCGTCGACGGCAATGCCAAGTGGCTGCAGCGGTTGATGGATAACCTGATCACGAATGCCGTGAAGCATAATCCGGATGGGGTTAACGTCGAGGTCCGGGTGGAGAGTCGTCCCGGCGGCGCGGCGATCGTGGTTGCGGATCAAGGCGTGGGGATGGACGAAGAAACCCGTTGCAACCTGTTCGAGCGTTACTACCGGGGAACGAATACCGAAGAGAGCATGGACGGCTCGGGACTCGGGATGAGCATCGCGAAGGCGATCGTCGAAGCGCATAGGGGGCGGGTAAGCGTCTGGTCGGAATTGGGCAGGGGAACCACCATTACCGTATTTTTGCCTGAGGCCACCGCACAAGAAGGCGAGGGGGCAAGTACGCGCGGGAAGGAGTAG
- a CDS encoding NAD(P)H-dependent oxidoreductase, whose protein sequence is MKKVLIIQGNPIENSYGRHLAEAYARGAGESGAEVRKLVLAEMEFDLNLSGGYKGKQPLEPDLQEAQELIAWADHLVFVYPNWWGGMPALLKGFIDRVFLPGFAFKYRRNSPLPEQLLKGKTARLIVTMDSPYVYYRFYLGQPGHQMMKHSILKFCGVGTVRATNITQLRKMPETARRQWLERVQRMGRKLA, encoded by the coding sequence ATGAAAAAGGTTTTAATCATCCAAGGCAATCCCATTGAAAACAGCTATGGCCGTCACCTGGCGGAGGCCTATGCAAGGGGGGCGGGCGAATCCGGAGCGGAGGTGCGGAAGCTGGTGCTTGCGGAGATGGAGTTTGACCTGAACCTGTCCGGCGGCTATAAGGGCAAGCAACCGCTCGAACCCGATCTGCAAGAAGCACAGGAGCTGATTGCCTGGGCGGACCATCTGGTGTTTGTGTATCCGAATTGGTGGGGCGGCATGCCTGCGCTGCTCAAAGGGTTCATCGACAGGGTTTTTCTGCCGGGATTCGCCTTTAAGTACCGCCGGAACTCGCCTTTGCCGGAGCAGCTGCTCAAAGGGAAGACGGCCCGTCTGATCGTCACGATGGATTCGCCGTACGTTTACTACCGGTTCTATCTCGGACAGCCGGGACATCAGATGATGAAGCATTCCATTCTGAAGTTCTGCGGCGTGGGCACCGTCCGTGCCACGAACATTACCCAGCTCCGCAAAATGCCCGAGACGGCAAGAAGACAATGGCTCGAGCGCGTGCAGAGAATGGGACGGAAATTGGCGTGA
- a CDS encoding antibiotic biosynthesis monooxygenase: MLVVTNSIKVKPGFGQEIAQRFAEAKGVQEIEGFVRMEVWHEAKEGAEAEELKISTVWEDEEAFKRWTSSESFRQSHGQGRNENILGASLNKYELLISHKK; the protein is encoded by the coding sequence ATGCTGGTTGTTACAAACTCGATCAAGGTCAAACCGGGCTTCGGACAAGAAATCGCGCAGCGGTTCGCTGAAGCGAAGGGCGTTCAGGAGATTGAAGGATTCGTGCGGATGGAAGTATGGCATGAAGCCAAGGAAGGCGCAGAGGCCGAGGAACTGAAGATCTCTACGGTATGGGAAGACGAGGAGGCGTTCAAGCGCTGGACTTCCAGCGAATCGTTCCGGCAATCCCACGGTCAGGGCCGCAACGAGAATATTTTGGGTGCATCCTTGAACAAATACGAGCTGCTGATCAGTCACAAGAAGTAA
- a CDS encoding TetR/AcrR family transcriptional regulator, with protein MKKKPHFDSKKKEILQAAMKLFAEKGVDGVSVKEIGAAAGVTDAAIYKHFTNKDAVAAEAFDEYCGSYTRLVDEYATRPGPFAERLSALVTRVLESYDEDKYGLLLLSQHHELFTEVVKSRGRQPLDALEELLEQAVLQRAIPPQNTRLTAVLIIGAFSQLAISTMQGELEEPLSPLAAEVTAHLLALTGLGKGQA; from the coding sequence ATGAAAAAGAAACCTCATTTCGACAGCAAGAAGAAGGAAATTTTGCAGGCAGCCATGAAGCTCTTTGCCGAGAAGGGCGTGGACGGCGTATCGGTGAAGGAGATCGGCGCGGCGGCAGGCGTGACGGATGCGGCGATTTATAAGCATTTTACGAATAAGGATGCCGTTGCCGCGGAGGCGTTCGACGAATATTGCGGCAGTTATACGCGCTTGGTGGATGAATATGCTACCCGGCCCGGCCCGTTCGCGGAGAGGCTATCGGCTCTCGTAACCCGCGTACTTGAATCGTATGACGAGGATAAATACGGCTTGCTGCTATTGTCTCAGCATCACGAGCTGTTTACCGAGGTAGTCAAGAGCAGGGGACGCCAACCGCTTGATGCTTTGGAGGAGCTGCTCGAGCAAGCGGTGCTGCAGCGGGCTATTCCGCCGCAGAATACACGGTTAACGGCTGTTCTGATCATCGGTGCATTCAGTCAGCTTGCGATATCCACGATGCAGGGGGAGCTGGAAGAACCGCTGTCTCCGCTGGCAGCTGAAGTAACGGCGCATTTATTGGCATTAACCGGTTTGGGAAAAGGTCAGGCGTGA
- a CDS encoding VOC family protein has protein sequence MQAQMVPFIISEDARGQAEFYMQAIGGEIGLLTTFKDMPGIPEAHQDKVMHMSLTLAGGNQLILSDAFQETGKSTSMGLAITFDHEEDARAAYRHLSDGGTEKYPFALQPWGAYYGEVVDRYGMTWQMVHQA, from the coding sequence ATGCAAGCACAAATGGTACCTTTTATTATTTCCGAGGATGCAAGAGGCCAGGCCGAATTCTATATGCAGGCGATTGGCGGAGAGATCGGTTTATTGACTACATTCAAAGACATGCCGGGAATACCCGAAGCCCATCAGGATAAAGTCATGCATATGTCGTTAACGCTGGCCGGCGGCAATCAGCTGATTCTCTCCGACGCTTTTCAAGAAACCGGCAAGAGCACGAGCATGGGGCTGGCCATCACGTTCGATCACGAGGAAGACGCCCGCGCTGCTTATCGCCATCTCAGCGACGGGGGGACCGAGAAGTATCCTTTTGCCCTGCAGCCTTGGGGAGCCTATTACGGCGAAGTGGTGGACCGGTACGGCATGACTTGGCAGATGGTTCATCAGGCCTGA
- a CDS encoding cytochrome ubiquinol oxidase subunit I, translating into MDPVMLARIQFASTTIFHFIFVPLSIGLAFLIAIMETMYVVKGQEVYKKMAKFWGKLFLINFAVGVVTGILQEFQFGMNWSDYSRFVGDVFGAPLAIEALLAFFLESTFIGLWIFGWDRLSKKVHLLSIWLVSFGTLMSAFWILAANSFMQRPVGFEINNGRAEMNDFFALITNGQLLVEFPHTIFGALATGAFLVAGVSAYKLLKKQDLDFFKKSFHIAIVVGLITSILVAVFGHQQAQYLVDTQPMKMAAAESLWETSDDPAPWTVIAAIDPDKQENTMEFKIPYLLSFLSYSKFSGEVIGMKELQAQYEQEYGPGDYIPPVRTTFWSFRIMVAAGSVMILLGLYGAWLMLRKKVEKAGKWFLRLMLFGISLPFIANTSGWIMTEIGRQPWTVFGLITTENSVSPNVSAGSILFSLIMFTAIYAVLAAVMAYLFIKVIKKGPYAAEEDDHHASDPFNKEDYNAVS; encoded by the coding sequence ATGGATCCGGTTATGCTGGCGCGAATCCAATTCGCATCGACAACCATTTTTCACTTTATTTTCGTACCGTTATCCATCGGATTGGCGTTTCTGATCGCCATCATGGAGACGATGTATGTTGTCAAGGGCCAGGAAGTCTACAAGAAAATGGCCAAGTTCTGGGGAAAGCTGTTCCTGATCAACTTTGCGGTCGGGGTTGTGACAGGGATTCTGCAGGAATTCCAGTTCGGGATGAACTGGTCGGATTACTCGCGCTTTGTCGGGGACGTGTTCGGCGCACCGCTTGCGATCGAAGCCCTGCTGGCGTTTTTCCTTGAGTCGACGTTTATCGGGCTGTGGATATTCGGGTGGGACCGGTTATCCAAGAAGGTCCATCTGCTCAGCATCTGGCTGGTGTCCTTCGGCACCCTGATGTCGGCCTTCTGGATCCTGGCAGCGAACTCGTTCATGCAGCGTCCGGTCGGTTTTGAGATCAACAATGGACGGGCGGAGATGAATGATTTCTTCGCGCTGATCACGAACGGTCAGCTGCTGGTGGAATTCCCGCACACGATCTTCGGTGCGCTGGCAACCGGGGCTTTCCTGGTAGCGGGGGTAAGCGCGTATAAGCTGCTGAAGAAGCAGGATTTGGATTTCTTCAAAAAATCATTCCACATCGCCATCGTGGTGGGTCTCATCACCTCCATTCTGGTTGCGGTATTCGGCCACCAGCAAGCGCAGTATCTGGTGGATACGCAGCCGATGAAGATGGCCGCCGCCGAGAGCTTGTGGGAAACGAGCGACGATCCCGCGCCTTGGACGGTCATCGCCGCCATCGATCCGGATAAGCAGGAGAATACGATGGAGTTCAAAATCCCGTATTTGCTCAGCTTTTTGTCCTACAGCAAATTTTCCGGCGAAGTCATCGGAATGAAGGAGTTGCAAGCCCAATACGAGCAGGAATACGGTCCTGGAGACTATATTCCGCCGGTCCGCACCACCTTCTGGAGCTTCCGGATTATGGTGGCTGCCGGCAGCGTCATGATTCTGCTGGGATTGTACGGCGCGTGGCTGATGCTGCGCAAAAAAGTCGAGAAGGCCGGCAAATGGTTCCTCAGACTGATGCTGTTCGGCATTTCCCTGCCGTTCATCGCCAACACATCGGGATGGATCATGACGGAGATCGGACGCCAGCCTTGGACGGTATTCGGGCTGATCACCACGGAGAACAGCGTTTCGCCGAACGTAAGCGCAGGCTCGATCCTGTTCTCGCTCATCATGTTTACCGCCATTTATGCGGTGCTGGCAGCCGTGATGGCCTATCTGTTCATCAAAGTCATTAAGAAAGGACCGTATGCGGCGGAGGAAGACGATCACCACGCAAGCGATCCGTTTAATAAGGAGGACTACAATGCTGTCTCTTAA
- the ade gene encoding adenine deaminase, which yields MSSIQRQKRYEVSRQLGKVALGQEPADLVIKNGTLVNVFTGELQERIDVAMACGRIAYIGSADHTIGEGTQVIEANGRFISPGLLDGHMHVESTMLTVTEFAKAAIVTGTTGVYMDPHEIANVFGMEGVRWMHEEGQQLPMKVFTTIPSCVPATFDLEDAGAQLGVADIEEGLTWPGVAGLGEVMNFPGVVYGDPTMSGEIEATLRAGKTVTGHFPAEDDRMLQAYLATGVSSDHETVTREQALEKVRLGMHLMIREGSAWQDVKEVIKVVTEDKVRTDNISLVTDDVYPQTLLRLGHMNHVVRRAMEEGVDPVTAIQMGTINVARYFGMDMELGSISPGKTADILLIDDLKSMVPSVVITDGEVVAENGRLVKAFPAYSYPEKAFQSVRLQRSLTADDFLLRSKKSSARTEVNVVRVIENSARTAKMTAVLAVEQGVIQPDLGQDVVQLACIERHGATGQISLGFASGFGLQSGAVASTVAHDSHNLLVMGTNAEDMALAANELAACGGGMIVVQNGQVLAKVAMPIAGLLADRPVEVVAEEVAALEEAWKQLGCSIHAPFMTFSLIALPVIPEIRITNRGIADVTEFKLIETEIGPVQ from the coding sequence ATGAGTTCAATCCAGAGACAGAAACGATACGAGGTCAGCCGGCAGCTGGGGAAGGTTGCTTTAGGACAAGAGCCAGCCGATCTGGTCATCAAAAACGGCACGCTGGTCAATGTGTTTACGGGTGAGCTTCAGGAACGGATAGACGTGGCGATGGCGTGCGGGCGCATCGCTTATATCGGCAGCGCCGATCATACGATCGGAGAGGGGACGCAGGTGATCGAAGCGAATGGGCGCTTCATCTCGCCGGGTCTGCTGGACGGCCATATGCATGTGGAGAGCACGATGCTGACCGTAACGGAGTTTGCCAAAGCGGCCATCGTTACGGGAACGACCGGGGTTTATATGGATCCCCATGAGATCGCCAACGTGTTCGGCATGGAGGGCGTGCGCTGGATGCACGAGGAAGGGCAGCAGCTGCCGATGAAGGTGTTCACCACCATTCCTTCCTGCGTACCGGCGACGTTCGATCTGGAGGATGCCGGGGCGCAGCTGGGCGTAGCCGATATCGAGGAAGGGCTGACCTGGCCCGGCGTCGCTGGGCTTGGCGAAGTGATGAACTTCCCGGGCGTCGTATACGGCGATCCGACCATGAGCGGAGAGATCGAAGCCACGCTGCGTGCGGGCAAGACGGTGACGGGGCATTTTCCGGCCGAGGACGACCGGATGCTACAAGCCTATCTGGCAACCGGCGTCAGCTCCGATCATGAGACGGTAACGAGAGAGCAGGCTTTGGAAAAGGTTCGCCTCGGTATGCATCTGATGATCCGCGAAGGTTCGGCTTGGCAGGATGTGAAGGAAGTGATTAAGGTGGTAACGGAGGACAAGGTACGTACCGACAATATCTCCTTGGTCACGGATGATGTGTATCCGCAGACGCTGCTGCGGCTCGGCCATATGAACCATGTGGTCCGCCGCGCCATGGAGGAGGGCGTGGACCCGGTTACTGCGATCCAGATGGGCACGATCAACGTGGCTCGATATTTCGGCATGGATATGGAGCTCGGCAGCATTTCACCGGGCAAAACGGCTGATATTTTGCTCATTGACGATCTGAAGAGCATGGTGCCTTCGGTGGTGATCACGGACGGCGAAGTGGTCGCGGAGAACGGCCGTCTCGTGAAGGCGTTCCCGGCGTATTCGTATCCGGAAAAGGCCTTTCAATCGGTTCGGCTGCAGCGTTCGCTTACCGCCGACGACTTTTTGCTGCGCAGCAAAAAGTCGTCGGCGCGTACGGAAGTGAACGTGGTGCGCGTCATCGAGAACAGTGCCCGTACCGCCAAAATGACCGCGGTGCTCGCCGTGGAGCAGGGCGTCATCCAGCCGGACCTGGGCCAAGACGTGGTTCAGCTGGCATGCATCGAGCGCCACGGCGCAACCGGGCAGATCTCGCTCGGCTTTGCGAGCGGCTTCGGACTACAGTCCGGCGCGGTTGCTTCCACGGTGGCGCACGATAGCCACAACCTGCTCGTGATGGGCACAAATGCCGAGGATATGGCGCTTGCGGCGAACGAGCTGGCAGCATGCGGAGGCGGCATGATCGTGGTGCAGAACGGCCAGGTGCTGGCGAAGGTGGCGATGCCGATTGCGGGCTTGCTGGCGGACCGTCCGGTCGAGGTCGTGGCCGAGGAAGTCGCTGCCCTGGAGGAAGCGTGGAAACAGCTCGGCTGCTCCATCCATGCGCCGTTCATGACGTTCTCGCTCATTGCGCTTCCGGTCATTCCGGAGATCCGCATTACCAATCGCGGGATTGCGGACGTGACGGAATTCAAGCTCATCGAGACGGAGATCGGTCCGGTACAATAA
- a CDS encoding MFS transporter, producing the protein MGSTSFRQLTGNARGCLVYEPLFLIPYSMFTTYTSIYMYQLGVTETGIGWITSIGLLVQVLSSFLSGYLTDRLGRKKALLYFDVLSWSVATLLWAVSQNFWFFVIAAVINGFQKVPHTAFYCLLVEDTAPKERTYVFTLLQLISVVGGLFAPLGGLLVYHFSLVPGVRIMFVLACLLMTIQFIGRHYATRETEIGYRKMKETKAMGLREGMSDYVQVMKSMLGNPLLLMIFGVYILFNFQMTVKTTYVSIFMVEYLHLGSGLISVFPAFSSVIMLIFMRWIMPRIGERHVHRTMVWGFVISVLSNVMLVFAPQGDLLVLSLSTVIAAFGTMMTYPYLETAVANAIDDENRAKIFALLQVLILIVISPSGIIGGWAYGIDPRIPFLLVAGAFVISIPLMLLYSNKVKATPIEAGV; encoded by the coding sequence ATGGGTTCAACTTCGTTTCGGCAATTGACCGGCAATGCGCGGGGCTGTCTCGTTTACGAGCCTCTGTTTCTAATCCCTTACAGCATGTTCACGACGTACACCTCCATCTACATGTACCAACTGGGGGTAACCGAGACGGGGATCGGCTGGATTACCTCGATCGGTCTGCTTGTGCAGGTGCTGTCCTCGTTTCTCAGCGGGTATTTAACGGACCGTTTGGGCCGAAAAAAAGCGCTCCTTTACTTCGACGTGCTGAGCTGGAGCGTGGCCACGCTGCTCTGGGCAGTCTCCCAGAACTTCTGGTTTTTTGTGATCGCCGCCGTCATCAACGGCTTTCAGAAGGTGCCGCATACCGCCTTTTACTGTTTGCTGGTGGAGGATACGGCGCCGAAGGAGCGTACCTATGTCTTTACGCTGCTGCAGCTGATTAGCGTCGTCGGCGGATTGTTTGCGCCGCTCGGCGGTCTTCTGGTGTATCATTTCTCGCTAGTGCCCGGGGTGCGCATCATGTTCGTCCTTGCCTGCCTCCTGATGACGATCCAGTTCATCGGGCGCCATTATGCGACGAGGGAGACGGAGATCGGGTACCGCAAAATGAAGGAAACGAAGGCGATGGGCCTGCGTGAAGGGATGTCCGACTATGTCCAAGTGATGAAGAGCATGCTGGGAAATCCGCTGCTGCTGATGATCTTCGGCGTTTATATCCTGTTTAATTTTCAGATGACGGTGAAGACAACCTACGTCTCCATCTTCATGGTGGAATATTTGCATTTGGGCAGCGGCCTGATCTCCGTTTTTCCGGCGTTCTCCTCCGTCATTATGCTGATATTCATGCGGTGGATCATGCCCCGGATCGGGGAGCGGCACGTGCACCGGACGATGGTATGGGGCTTTGTCATCTCGGTATTGTCCAATGTCATGCTGGTGTTTGCACCGCAAGGAGATCTGCTGGTGCTGAGCCTGAGCACCGTCATTGCCGCATTCGGCACGATGATGACGTATCCGTATCTGGAGACGGCGGTGGCCAATGCCATCGACGACGAGAACCGCGCCAAAATATTCGCGCTGCTCCAGGTGCTCATCCTCATCGTCATTTCGCCTTCCGGCATCATTGGCGGCTGGGCGTACGGCATCGATCCGAGAATACCGTTCCTGCTTGTGGCCGGCGCATTTGTCATCAGCATTCCGCTCATGCTGCTGTACAGCAACAAGGTAAAGGCAACTCCCATCGAAGCGGGGGTTTAG
- a CDS encoding response regulator transcription factor gives MDQTRILIVDDEPSIVKMLQMVLRKEGFNRIYTASNCKEALSEIAAHGADIVLLDVMLPDGTGFDLCPQIRSYGSPHILFLTAKASDLDVLTGFAMGGDDYVTKPFNPLEIAARIKARLRRGGFGPAAAAEQQAIQRAWDFGRFKVDEAAGELTVLGEPVPCPAQVFQLLLYFCKHPGVVFSKSQLYEAVWGIDGMGEDNTVMVHIRRIRERIEEDPSNPQYLLTVRGLGYKLIKEKAR, from the coding sequence ATGGATCAAACGCGAATTCTAATCGTAGACGACGAACCTTCCATTGTGAAAATGCTGCAGATGGTGCTGCGCAAGGAAGGCTTTAACCGAATATACACGGCTTCCAACTGCAAGGAAGCGCTCAGCGAAATCGCTGCGCACGGAGCGGATATCGTGCTGCTGGATGTCATGCTGCCGGACGGCACGGGATTTGACCTCTGTCCGCAGATCCGTTCCTATGGCAGTCCGCACATCCTGTTCCTGACGGCCAAGGCGTCGGATCTGGATGTGCTGACCGGTTTTGCGATGGGCGGGGACGATTATGTCACCAAGCCCTTTAATCCGCTGGAGATCGCTGCAAGGATCAAGGCGCGTCTGCGCCGGGGCGGCTTTGGACCGGCGGCTGCGGCAGAGCAGCAGGCGATTCAGCGCGCATGGGATTTCGGCCGGTTCAAGGTCGACGAAGCCGCAGGCGAACTGACGGTGCTGGGAGAGCCGGTGCCTTGTCCGGCGCAGGTCTTTCAGCTGCTGCTGTATTTTTGCAAGCATCCCGGGGTCGTATTCTCCAAGTCGCAGCTGTACGAAGCGGTATGGGGCATCGACGGCATGGGCGAGGACAACACCGTCATGGTGCATATCCGCCGCATCCGCGAGCGCATCGAGGAGGATCCGAGCAACCCGCAGTATCTGCTGACGGTCCGGGGGCTTGGCTACAAGCTGATCAAGGAGAAAGCGCGATGA
- a CDS encoding DUF1801 domain-containing protein: protein MNQEVTDYMAAISDTWKVEVSERLRELVHNTIPDVAERLQYKKPHFLKNGKYAAVISVAKSAVSFTIFNAEGLEWPETLFEGPPERKTIKISAGQQVDYAALASLLKQASEGL, encoded by the coding sequence ATGAATCAAGAGGTAACGGATTACATGGCAGCCATCAGCGATACCTGGAAGGTCGAAGTCAGCGAGAGGCTTCGGGAGCTCGTGCACAATACGATCCCGGACGTCGCGGAACGGCTTCAATATAAAAAGCCGCATTTTCTGAAAAACGGAAAATACGCGGCGGTAATCAGCGTCGCGAAGAGCGCCGTGAGCTTTACGATTTTCAATGCGGAAGGGCTGGAATGGCCCGAGACGCTGTTCGAGGGGCCGCCAGAGCGGAAGACCATCAAAATATCGGCCGGGCAGCAGGTCGACTACGCAGCGCTGGCTTCCTTGCTGAAGCAGGCATCCGAAGGTCTGTAA
- a CDS encoding DUF4023 domain-containing protein, whose product MESTHDFVEKMNENAEKARRNKENHGKGTPSDKLPTKQHGTKK is encoded by the coding sequence ATGGAAAGCACGCATGATTTTGTGGAAAAAATGAACGAGAACGCGGAGAAGGCCCGTCGCAACAAAGAGAATCACGGCAAAGGAACGCCAAGCGACAAGCTGCCAACCAAACAGCACGGCACCAAGAAATAG